Proteins from one Microscilla marina ATCC 23134 genomic window:
- a CDS encoding acyl-CoA thioesterase, with translation MTNQPNFSLFKFKHSLRVRWAEVDPQQVVFNGHYLTYFDVAFTEYFRALGLTYPDGLKQYNCDMYVRKTTIEYHAPARFDNELTIYVRTSSIGNTSITIQMEITCQQQHLISGTLIYVNVDVQTQRPMTLPQGVREVFERYDNLTT, from the coding sequence ATGACCAACCAACCAAACTTTTCCTTATTCAAGTTCAAACACTCGTTGCGGGTGCGTTGGGCAGAAGTAGACCCCCAGCAAGTGGTGTTTAACGGGCACTACTTGACCTATTTTGATGTGGCTTTTACTGAGTACTTTCGCGCGTTGGGACTTACCTATCCTGATGGACTCAAGCAATACAATTGTGACATGTATGTGCGCAAAACCACCATTGAGTACCACGCGCCAGCACGGTTCGACAACGAATTAACCATTTATGTGCGTACTTCAAGCATTGGCAATACCAGCATTACCATTCAAATGGAGATTACCTGCCAGCAACAACACCTTATCAGCGGAACACTTATTTATGTAAATGTAGATGTTCAAACTCAACGCCCCATGACACTGCCTCAAGGTGTACGCGAGGTGTTTGAGCGTTATGACAATTTGACCACATAA